From the Gadus chalcogrammus isolate NIFS_2021 chromosome 15, NIFS_Gcha_1.0, whole genome shotgun sequence genome, one window contains:
- the LOC130404912 gene encoding GDNF family receptor alpha-like has translation MPPTHLGNALILGVVIHHVAMGLLSRSPECLRSIDTCISDLCRNMEQAGAIGSLCGDDGCQIIGSEVCNVSVGAMLEQFPSLQQCMCEEEEEPCRSLQALTTQCHQKPALRKRSTPAEMDWKASNLLGVVSSDGGSCLKRIGTCLADPVCNRNLWPLLEACGEERCDGTRCRGASRHFYGGLPASVADLLVMCDCGPGEKDCQRMAARLHSGTCGGEMWSCQEGVSHCWTDQSCSFTSKCWDAESATCGEYDDGNEECVWQMEPALLLSGEAECRTAFLALMGTPLQYPCTCTGLNSRERQRCDTRDSGQHWWILTKPLTLGNRSLMDTPG, from the exons ATGCCGCCAACACATCTGGGAAACGCTCTGATACTAG GAGTTGTGATCCATCATGTTGCAATGGGGCTGCTCTCTAGATCCCCCGAATGCCTGAGGTCGATAGATACCTGCATCTCTGATCTGTGCAGAAACATGGAACAGGCAGGTGCTATTGGCTCACTGTGTGGCGATGACG GGTGTCAAATAATAGGCTCGGAGGTCTGTAACGTGAGCGTGGGGGCCATGCTGGAGCAGTTCCCGTCACTGcagcagtgtatgtgt gaggaggaggaggagccctgtCGCTCTCTGCAAGCACTCACAACACAATGCCACCAGAAACCAG CTCTGCGGAAGAGAAGCACGCCTGCAGAGATGGACTGGAAAGCCAGCAATTTACTCGGCGTCG TGTCCAGCGACGGTGGGTCCTGCCTGAAGCGGATCGGGACGTGTCTCGCCGACCCGGTCTGCAACCGGAACCTCTGGCCGCTGCTGGAGGCGTGCGGCGAGGAGCGGTGCGACGGCACGCGCTGTCGGGGCGCGTCCCGGCACTTCTACGGGGGCCTGCCCGCGTCCGTGGCCGACCTGCTGGTGATGTGTGACTGCGGGCCCGGGGAGAAGGACTGCCAGCGCATGGCCGCCAGGCTGCACAGTGGCACGTGCGGCGGTGAAATGTGGAGTTGTCAGGAAGGGGTTAGCCACTGCTGGACGGACCAGAGCTGCAG CTTTACATCGAAATGCTGGGATGCGGAGAGTGCGACGTGCGGGGAATATGACGATGGAAATGAGGAGTGCGTTTGGCAGATGGAACCAGCTCTCCTTCTCAGCGGAGAGGCCGAGTGCAGAACGGCATTCCTCGCGTTGATGGGCACCCCACTTCAGTACCCGTGTACCTGCACGGGCTTGAACTCCCGCGAGCGGCAGAGATGCGACACC cGGGACTCTGGCCAACATTGGTGGATTCTAACAAAACCTTTGACACTGGGGAATCGAAGTCTGATGGACACACCTGGGTGA